A genome region from Fodinibius salicampi includes the following:
- the thrS gene encoding threonine--tRNA ligase, translating into MADQITITLPDGTQKQYPKGITGREISESISMGLAREALSITLDDEILDLDRPIEESGNITINTWDSEDGQYTFWHSSAHLLAEAIQELYPNTKFGIGPPVENGFYYDIDFGDQTIGQDDLDEIEDMMIELARKKSEFNRRKVSKQEALNFYKEQDNEYKVDLIEDLEDGEITFYTQGEFTDLCRGPHIPNTGRIKAVKLTGLAGAYWRGDNESEQLTRIYGISFPKQKLLKKYLKRVEEAKKRDHKKLGKELELYMIDSMIGQGLPVWLPNGTVIRRELEAFLREEQKKRGYKEVITPHIGNLELYRTSGHYPYYRESQYNPIQVEDEEYLLKPMNCPHHHRIYSNKMHSYRDLPLRLAEFGNVYRFEQSGELSGMSRVRGFTQDDAHIYCTHDQLKDEIKNCLELTELVFGIFDMPVDIRLSFRDDNEEKYGGKTEFWDRAEQEIREVADEEELDYTIGRGEASFYGPKIDFIIRDAIGRKWQLGTIQVDYVMPERFDLNYVGSDNQKHRPVIIHRAPFGSMERFTSILIEHFAGDFPVWLAPTQVEIIPVSDDSNNYAYKCASTLAENDVRVEVDDRSEKVGGKIRDAETSKIPYMLIVGSDEESEGTVSVRRHKEGDIGTFDFSDFISNLTDEIKNKELPQH; encoded by the coding sequence ATGGCTGACCAAATTACGATTACTTTACCCGACGGAACACAGAAGCAATATCCCAAGGGTATAACCGGACGTGAAATTTCGGAATCTATCTCTATGGGATTAGCACGGGAAGCACTGAGTATTACACTCGACGATGAAATATTGGATTTAGATCGTCCGATTGAAGAAAGCGGGAATATTACCATTAATACCTGGGATAGTGAAGACGGTCAGTACACCTTTTGGCACTCATCAGCTCACCTCCTGGCCGAAGCTATTCAGGAACTTTATCCCAATACCAAGTTTGGAATTGGTCCACCAGTTGAAAACGGCTTTTATTATGATATTGATTTTGGAGACCAAACCATAGGACAGGACGATCTCGATGAGATCGAAGATATGATGATTGAACTGGCCCGTAAGAAATCGGAGTTCAACCGAAGAAAAGTTTCCAAACAAGAAGCTCTTAATTTTTATAAAGAACAGGATAACGAATATAAGGTAGATCTTATAGAAGATCTGGAAGATGGTGAAATCACCTTTTATACTCAGGGCGAATTTACTGATCTTTGCCGTGGGCCGCATATTCCGAATACGGGTCGTATTAAGGCGGTTAAGCTAACCGGACTGGCCGGTGCATACTGGCGTGGAGATAATGAAAGTGAACAGCTTACCCGTATTTATGGTATTAGCTTTCCAAAGCAAAAGTTACTGAAGAAATATCTTAAACGAGTTGAGGAGGCCAAGAAACGAGATCATAAAAAGCTTGGCAAAGAGCTGGAACTCTATATGATCGACTCGATGATCGGCCAAGGATTACCGGTTTGGTTGCCCAATGGAACGGTAATACGCCGGGAACTGGAGGCCTTTTTAAGAGAGGAGCAGAAAAAAAGAGGATACAAGGAAGTTATCACACCTCATATTGGGAATCTGGAATTGTACCGTACCTCCGGACATTATCCCTATTACCGGGAATCACAGTACAATCCTATCCAGGTCGAAGATGAGGAATACCTGCTTAAACCGATGAATTGTCCGCACCATCATCGTATCTACTCGAATAAAATGCATAGCTATCGTGATCTGCCACTTCGACTGGCAGAGTTCGGAAACGTGTATCGGTTTGAGCAATCCGGGGAGTTGAGTGGTATGTCTAGAGTCCGCGGTTTCACCCAGGATGATGCTCATATTTATTGCACACACGATCAGCTTAAAGATGAAATCAAAAACTGTTTGGAACTTACTGAGCTCGTTTTTGGTATCTTTGATATGCCGGTGGATATCCGATTGTCTTTCCGTGATGATAATGAAGAAAAATACGGGGGCAAGACAGAATTCTGGGACCGGGCCGAACAAGAAATAAGAGAAGTGGCCGATGAAGAAGAACTCGACTACACCATCGGTCGCGGTGAGGCCAGCTTTTATGGACCTAAGATTGACTTTATTATCCGTGATGCTATTGGACGAAAATGGCAGCTGGGAACCATCCAAGTTGACTATGTAATGCCCGAACGATTTGATTTGAATTATGTAGGATCCGACAATCAGAAACACCGTCCGGTAATAATTCACAGAGCTCCTTTTGGTTCCATGGAGCGGTTCACCAGCATTCTAATAGAACACTTTGCCGGAGATTTCCCTGTTTGGTTGGCACCAACACAGGTTGAAATAATTCCCGTATCCGATGATTCTAACAATTATGCTTATAAATGTGCTTCAACACTTGCAGAAAATGACGTTCGTGTTGAAGTAGATGACCGAAGTGAAAAAGTCGGAGGAAAAATTCGTGATGCTGAAACGAGCAAGATTCCATATATGTTAATAGTAGGTAGTGATGAAGAGTCGGAAGGAACTGTTTCGGTTCGCCGGCATAAAGAAGGTGATATTGGAACTTTTGATTTTTCTGATTTTATTTCTAATCTCACTGATGAGATTAAAAATAAAGAACTACCACAACACTAA
- the infC gene encoding translation initiation factor IF-3, translated as MARTRRRRPRGNEDRPNANEEIRSSKVRVIHPEDADKEHEVVPIDRAREIAESYGLDLVEVAPNAEPPVCKVLDFGKYMYKKKKKEKEAKKKQHTVQVKELRFRPNTDDHDLEFKTRHARGFLEDGDKVKATVQFRGRDMLYTERGKELLMDLAEELNDISEIETKPNMEGRRMIMMLAPSGKGGA; from the coding sequence ATCGCAAGAACCAGACGACGAAGACCACGGGGCAACGAAGACCGCCCTAATGCTAATGAGGAAATCAGATCATCCAAAGTCAGAGTTATTCATCCCGAAGATGCTGACAAAGAGCACGAGGTTGTACCTATAGATCGTGCTCGTGAAATAGCTGAATCTTATGGGCTTGATCTTGTTGAAGTGGCACCCAATGCTGAACCACCGGTTTGCAAGGTGCTCGACTTCGGCAAGTATATGTACAAGAAGAAAAAGAAGGAAAAAGAAGCCAAAAAGAAACAGCATACGGTACAAGTTAAAGAACTCCGGTTTAGACCTAATACCGACGACCACGATCTCGAATTCAAAACCCGTCATGCTCGCGGATTTCTTGAAGATGGTGATAAAGTTAAGGCGACCGTTCAATTTCGTGGCCGGGATATGCTCTACACTGAACGCGGTAAGGAACTGCTCATGGATTTAGCAGAAGAACTTAACGATATCAGCGAGATTGAAACAAAGCCTAACATGGAAGGTCGCCGAATGATTATGATGTTGGCTCCTTCAGGAAAAGGCGGGGCTTAA
- the rpmI gene encoding 50S ribosomal protein L35, which translates to MPKMKSNSGAKKRFRKTSSGKIKRKKAGKSHILTKKRSKRKRKLGKTTLVDKTQKKDVEQMLPYK; encoded by the coding sequence ATGCCAAAGATGAAATCTAACAGTGGAGCGAAAAAACGCTTTAGAAAAACCAGTTCTGGTAAAATTAAGCGTAAAAAGGCTGGAAAAAGCCATATCCTCACTAAGAAACGAAGTAAAAGAAAGCGTAAACTCGGTAAGACTACTTTGGTCGACAAGACTCAAAAGAAGGATGTCGAACAAATGCTTCCTTACAAATAA
- the rplT gene encoding 50S ribosomal protein L20, whose protein sequence is MPRSRNKVASRRRRRKILKQAKGYWGKRKNVYRFAKNAVEKGMLYQYRDRKVRKREFRKLWITRINAAARQNGSTYSRLMGALNKKDIQINRKVLADLAVNDPDAFTAIVEEASN, encoded by the coding sequence ATGCCACGTTCAAGAAATAAGGTGGCTTCCCGTCGCCGTCGCCGCAAGATTTTAAAACAGGCGAAAGGTTACTGGGGCAAGCGAAAAAATGTTTATCGTTTTGCGAAAAACGCGGTAGAAAAAGGGATGCTATATCAGTATCGCGACCGTAAAGTTCGTAAACGAGAATTCCGGAAGCTCTGGATTACACGCATTAATGCTGCTGCCCGACAAAACGGTTCAACCTATTCAAGGCTGATGGGGGCCCTTAACAAGAAAGATATTCAGATCAATCGTAAGGTATTAGCAGATCTTGCCGTAAATGATCCGGATGCTTTCACTGCTATTGTAGAAGAAGCATCTAATTAA
- the pheS gene encoding phenylalanine--tRNA ligase subunit alpha produces MLDDIQELKEEVINYNISTEDELEEFRLEFLSRNGKVQNMFSRMSEVPNEKKAKVGRAMNEVKNLAQQTFNEHKKRLARKQTSDIKATDDLSLPAPPLSSGSYHPLTQTMEEMKNIFYRLGFSIADGPEVEDDFHNFTALNFPPNHPARDEQDTFFIRKDENPNVDDLVLRTHTSPVQIRLMQEKEPPIRTIMPGRVYRNEAVSPKSYFLFHQVEALYIDTDVSVAELKETLISFAKLMFGSDVKYRLRPGFFPFTEPSLEMDIWWETPNSSNDGRWLEILGSGMVDPNVLKAVDIDPEKYTGYAWGMGVERIALLRHEIDDIRIFYENDIRFLEQFH; encoded by the coding sequence ATGCTCGACGATATCCAAGAACTGAAAGAAGAAGTCATTAATTATAATATCTCCACTGAAGACGAACTAGAGGAGTTTCGGCTGGAATTTCTATCCCGCAATGGAAAAGTCCAGAATATGTTTTCCCGGATGAGTGAAGTGCCCAATGAAAAAAAAGCCAAAGTGGGAAGAGCCATGAATGAAGTTAAAAATCTGGCTCAACAAACATTTAACGAGCATAAAAAACGACTGGCCCGTAAGCAAACGTCTGATATAAAAGCGACGGATGATCTTTCACTTCCGGCTCCGCCTCTCTCCTCGGGCTCCTACCATCCGCTAACCCAAACGATGGAGGAAATGAAAAATATTTTCTATCGCCTCGGTTTTTCTATTGCAGATGGTCCGGAAGTAGAGGATGATTTTCATAATTTTACAGCGCTCAATTTTCCTCCCAATCACCCGGCCCGTGACGAACAGGATACCTTTTTTATCCGGAAAGACGAGAATCCCAATGTAGATGACCTCGTACTTCGCACACACACCTCCCCTGTTCAAATACGACTGATGCAAGAAAAAGAACCACCGATACGAACCATCATGCCCGGGCGTGTTTACCGAAATGAGGCAGTATCACCCAAGTCCTATTTCCTTTTTCACCAGGTTGAGGCCCTCTATATTGATACGGATGTTAGTGTTGCTGAGCTCAAAGAAACCCTTATAAGCTTTGCTAAGCTAATGTTTGGCAGTGATGTAAAATATCGACTTCGACCGGGTTTTTTTCCCTTTACAGAACCCAGTCTTGAAATGGATATCTGGTGGGAAACCCCGAATTCATCGAACGACGGACGCTGGCTGGAAATTTTAGGATCCGGAATGGTGGATCCAAATGTATTGAAAGCAGTGGATATCGATCCTGAAAAATATACCGGATATGCCTGGGGAATGGGCGTTGAACGCATTGCCCTGCTCCGCCACGAGATAGATGATATCCGAATCTTTTATGAAAACGACATTCGATTCTTAGAACAGTTTCACTAA